A portion of the Ficedula albicollis isolate OC2 chromosome 4, FicAlb1.5, whole genome shotgun sequence genome contains these proteins:
- the C4H4orf50 gene encoding uncharacterized protein C4orf50 homolog produces the protein MKELELSNKTLLVMIDQLYVKLDQVENANVRIKGKLRDIQEDLISLVENQKKSEKKHKEKLHWLQEQLKTKEDEIKSQSEYFEHYKQRQRQQTAVLRKRDCYLQGEVSRLEKQVLDLNAHIALLTSKFEEAVVQHLQQKLQSVCSGTQGCKYSGMEEMEWKTCIENVEHDVKSHLKAFQQNLKLLREKEEDTRRERADLLTELQCSQNTEDFLRTKVEESHHSVYSLKLSEIKLQEKVEELLDENRTLKDQGTVKLKKKKEKELTRLVDGDNSLNLNGDPVQDEVQNLKWRAVLDSLRSRATQTPVVLLHDKESETPACSCDGLKHTEEQPEELVPVLECSSSAVAKVAGLAETEQVTLGPQRANTLEDSFTLLTCMPSHHAAGLLPPCPEKLPSDETNKETKDEETFSLLKEHAITLTVKTFPASVIEILMRKNLQLILFEHGRCHITAFTTEKKVKSLSFCETNTDLWSDGLCIVAKGGFYDRATELLHGKLPFTVAEVFTSSLEECYMENHWGNKQILPESAQKWYRELGFAETRYEETKTHLKQALSELDRLKREVQDKMQEKQHCKLMPVTLKDGWEKEVYKKACKRLELKVLAMKAELRDKAALRDLQIQVKFLQAHLYEKEKELQKTKSEMRLTLAPLKAKLACLTQKCQERNSFIRRMHDEFHKQGFINSAFDEEMKNLVNDTTLAEYTVAFTPMCDQEMLPSSTDVSQANGQPEDHVERGSISANSQPEMDGPHHSPITPNLCAGSSLRVTSPERILALQQELGENYCKNCQ, from the exons ATGaaagagctggagctgtcaAACAAAACACTTCTTGTGATGATTGATCAACTTTATGTGAAGCTGGACCAGGTTGAAAATGCCAATGTGCGCATTAAAGGGAAACTGCGAGATATTCAGGAGGACCTGATCAGCTTG GTTGAAAACCAAAAGAAGTCAGAGAAGAAGCACAAGGAAAAATTGCATTGGcttcaggagcagctgaagaCAAAAGAGGATGAAATAAAAAGCCAGTCAGAATATTTTGAGCACTACAAACAAAGGCAGAGACAACAGACAGCAGTACTGAGGAAAAGGGACTGTTACCTTCAGGGTGAGGTATCTAGGCTGGAAAAGCAAGTCCTAGATCTTAATGCCCATATTGCTCTTTTGACATCCAAGTTTGAAGAGGCAGTGgtgcagcacctccagcagaagctgcagtcAGTGTGCAGTGGGACTCAGGGCTGTAAATATTCTGGCATGGAAGAAATGGAATGGAAGACTTGTATTGAAAATGTGGAACATGATGTGAAAAGCCACCTCAAGGCATTTCAGCAAAACCTGAAGCTCTtgagggaaaaagaagaggacACTAGAAGAGAACGGGCAGACCTGCTGACTGAACTGCAGTGCTCTCAGAACACTGAAGACTTTCTCAGAACAAAAGTGGAAGAATCTCACCATAGTGTCTATAgtttaaaattatctgaaatcAAACTACAGGAAAAAGTGGAAGAGCTTTTAGATGAAAACAGAACTTTAAAAGATCAAGGTACTGTGAagttgaaaaagaagaaagaaaaagaacttaCAAGATTGGTGGATGGAGACAATAGTCTTAACCTG AATGGAGATCCAGTTCAGGATGAAGTTCAGAATCTGAAATGGAGAGCAGTCTTGGATTCACTCAGAAGCAGAGCTACTCAAACTCCAGTTGTGCTGCTACATGATAAAGAGTCTG AAACACCAGCCTGTAGTTGTGATGGACTAAAGCATACGGAGGAGCAACCAGAAGAACTTGTGCCAGTTTTGGAATGCAGTTCTAGTGCTGTTGCAAAAGTTGCTGGTCTAGCTGAGACTGAGCAG GTCACCCTTGGACCACAGAGGGCAAATACTCTAGAGGATAGTTTCACTTTGCTCACGTGTATGCCAAGTCATCATGCAGCAGGACTGCTTCCCCCTTGTCCTGAGAAGTTACCCAGTGATGAGACAAATAAGGAGACCAAAGATGAAGAAACCTTTTCTCTCTTGAAGGAACACGCTATAACTCTAACAGTGAAGACATTCCCTGCTTCTGTGATTGAAATCTTAATGAGAAAGAACCTCCAACTGATCTTGTTTGAACACGGAAGATGTCACATAACAGCTTTCACCACTGAGAAGAAAGTGAAGAGTTTGAGTTTCTGTGAGACAAATACTGATCTTTGGTCTGATGGTCTTTGCATTGTTGCAAAAGGAGGATTTTATGACAGAGCTACTGAACTTCTTCATGGAAAGTTGCCTTTTACTGTGGCTGAAGTTTTCACATCATCTCTAGAAGAATGCTACATGGAAAACCATTGGGGAAACAAGCAAATTCTGCCAGAAAGT GCTCAGAAGTGGTACAGAGAACTTGGTTTTGCTGAAACAAGGTATGAAGAAACCAAAACTCATTTAAAGCAGGCTCTCTCAGAATTAGACCGCCTTAAGAGAGAAGTTCAGgacaaaatgcaggaaaagcagcactgcaaattAATG CCTGTCACACTGAAGGATGGCTGGGAAAAAGAGGTGTATAAAAAAGCTTGTAAGAGGTTAGAGCTGAAAGTGTTGGCCATGAAAGCCGAGCTCAGGGACAAGGCTGCATTACGTGACTTGCAGATTCAAGTGAAATTCCTTCAGGCTCATCTGTATGAAAAG GAGAAAGAACTGCAGAAGACAAAGTCTGAAATGAGGTTGACATTAGCTCCTCTGAAG GCTAAGCTGGCTTGCCTCACCCAAAAGTGCCAGGAAAGGAACAGCTTCATTAGGAGAATGCATGATGAATTCCACAAGCAAGGATTTATTAACTCTGCATTTGATGAAGAGATGAAGAACTTGGTGAATGACACGACCCTGGCAGAGTACACGGTTGCTTTTACACCAATGTGTGATCAAGAG